A genomic segment from Salvelinus alpinus chromosome 8, SLU_Salpinus.1, whole genome shotgun sequence encodes:
- the traf3ip2a gene encoding E3 ubiquitin ligase TRAF3IP2, with the protein MDSFTDSCRHRSIPVETDESMTSSTLNLALPLDCGQCSEHRKRPKEEAWFAPEVTVNDVGQVEYPKDSWRTPMEDPLGNLRPQPRAHSLHQKDMSPHTPDPVDLRLHPYRERAQWTEDEDFSFSGILRRGAEGFPGPPSCPRPQDCSLEGGEPLEAPLPLRSDLNDIHCVPPKYPAHMPPQCPDPVHGRCPRLYTCQKPVNQTRPLYNRHHYNHLHPTEPQRELQQDPPSWTPTAQNRLHGQGALKAPSFNLPQSVAPPRELMSEVSVVPSYPVTPGQPGGGGTATQELRKTISLPEECRNVFITYSVDTASEMFTFVKFLIDQGFKPAIDMFDNPVRRMDINKWMDSYLKDKSVLIIVVISPKYKADVEGYGEDEHGLHTKYIHTQIQNEFIQQHCLNFRLVPVLFPTATKRHVPAWLQSTRIYRWPQDTQDLVLRLLREERYIAPSLGKEMTLSIRPL; encoded by the exons ATGGACTCTTTCACAG ATTCCTGTCGTCACAGAAGTATTCCGGTGGAGACAGATGAGTCAATGACATCATCAACGCTGAACCTAGCATTGCCCTTGGACTGTGGGCAGTGCTCAGAACACAGAAAGAGGCCAAAGGAAGAGGCCTGGTTCGCCCCTGAGGTAACCGTCAATGACGTAGGCCAGGTGGAATACCCCAAGGACTCCTGGAGAACCCCTATGGAAGACCCTCTGGGTAACCTTCGACCCCAGCCCAGAGCCCACTCCCTGCATCAGAAAGACATGTCCCCACACACCCCTGACCCTGTCGACCTCAGGTTACACCCCTACAGAGAGAGGGCTCAGTGGACTGAGGATGAGGACTTCTCTTTCTCTGGGATTCTCCGGCGGGGAGCGGAGGGCTTCCCTGGTCCACCCAGCTGTCCTCGACCTCAGGACTGTTCCCTTGAAGGAGGAGAACCCTTGGAGGCCCCTCTTCCTCTCAGGTCTGACttaaatgacatccactgtgTCCCTCCGAAATACCCAGCACACATGCCTCCTCAAT GCCCTGATCCTGTGCACGGCAGGTGTCCGAGACTGTACACATGTCAGAAACCCGTAAATCAAACCCGTCCCCTCTATAATCGTCATCATTATAACCATCTTCACCCTACGGAACCTCAGCGGGAGCTTCAGCAAGACCCACCATCCTG GACTCCCACGGCTCAAAACAGACTACATGGACAAGGAGCTCTAAAAGCCCCCAGTTTCAATCTTCCTCAGAGTGTGGCCCCTCCCAGAGAGTTGATGTCTGAGGTCAGTGTGGTGCCCTCTTACCCAGTGACCCCCGGCCAACCAGGTGGGGGAGGAACAGCTACACAGGAACTGAGGAAGACCATCAGTTTACCTGAGGAGTGCA GGAATGTTTTTATTACGTATTCTGTGGACACAGCCAGTGAGATGTTTACCTTCGTGAAGTTTCTGATAGATCAGGGCTTTAAACCAGCT ATTGACATGTTTGATAATCCAGTCAGAAGAATGGACATCAACAAGTGGATGGACAGCTATTTAAAGGAT AAGTCAGTGCTGATCATCGTGGTCATCAGTCCTAAGTACAAGGCAGACGTGGAGGGATACGGGGAGGATGAGCATGGTCTCCACACTAAGTACATTCACACTCAG ATCCAGAATGAGTTCATCCAACAGCACTGCCTTAATTTCCGACTGGTACCCGTATTATTTCCCACTGCTACCAAG AGACATGTCCCCGCCTGGCTCCAGAGTACCAGGATCTACCGCTGGCCCCAGGATACCCAAGACTTGGTTCTCCGTTTGCTAAGAGAGGAACGCTATATCGCCCCCTCTCTGGGGAAAGAGATGACCCTCTCTATACGGCCCCTCTGA